The region ACCAGCGACTTCGTCTACACGTTCGCCCGCGAGTTCTGCCTCGAGGGCAACCTCTACCGCGCCGGCGACGCGGTGAACTTCTCGATCGGCCAGGGCGACACCATCGTCACGCCGCTCCAGCTCGCCCGCGCCTACGCCGCCCTCAGCAACGGCGGCACCCTCTACGCGCCGACCGTCGCCAAGGCGATCGTCAGCCCCGAGGGCAAGGTGCTGCGTCGGATCGCGCCGCGCAAGGTCGCGAAGGTGGACGTCCCGCAGAAGTACATCGACTTCATCGACTCCGCCCTCCAGGGCGTCACCAGTGTCGGCACGATGGCGTGGAAGATGGGCGGCTTCCCGCTCGACCAGGTCACCGTCCGCTCCAAGACCGGCTCGGCCGAGGTCTACGGCAAGCAGTCGACCGGCTGGGTCGCCTCCTACACCAAGGACTACGTCGTGGTGATGATGATCAGCCAGGCCGGCACCGGCTCGGGCTCCACGGGTGACGGCATCCGGGCGATCTGGGAGGCGTTGTACGGCGTCGAGGGCGAGGCCGTGCGTCCGGCACGCGCCGCGACGCCCGGCACGCTGCCGCCCACGAAGCTGCCCCAGTTCCTGAAGGACGGCTCGATCATGCCGCCGGCCGTGGGGGAGTGACGCCATGACGATCCTGCAGACCCGCCCGACCCGCACGGGCCAGACCACCAGCAGCCTCCGCGCCCCCGGTCTCGACTGGCTGCTGATGGCGGCGTCCCTGGCGCTCGTCGCGCTGGGCACGCTGCTCGTCTGGTCGGCGACCTCGACCCGCGCCGACCTCACCGGCGGGGACGCCGACGCCTACCTCCGCAAGCAGCTCGTCAACGTCGCGATCGGCCTGGTGCTGATGGTCGCGGTCATGGCCACCGACCACCGGTGGGTGCGCATCCTGGCCCCACTGGCCTACGTCGCCAGCGTCGGCGGCCTCGTGATGGTGCTCGTGGCGGGCAGCACGATCAACGGCTCGCGCTCGTGGCTCCAGGTCGGTGGGATGTCGATCCAGCCGTCGGAGTTCGCCAAGCTCGCCGTCGTGATCGGCATGGCCCTCGTCGTCGCCGAACGCACCGAACGGCGGTGGGGCCGCACCGTCGGCAGCCTCGAGGTCGTCGCCATGCTGGCGATCGCCGGGGTGCCGGCGGCGCTGATCCTGCTCCAGCCCGACCTCGGCACGATGCTGGTGCTCTCGGCCACCGTCTTCGGCGTCCTCGCGATCGCCGGGGCGGGCCGGCTGTGGCTCGGCGGGCTCACCCTCGGAGCCGTCGCCGGTGCTGCCGTCGCGGTGGCCGGAGGCGTGCTCAAGCCCTACCAGGTCGACCGGTTCCTCGCCTTCACCAACCCCGACCTCGACCCGCGCGGGGCGGGCTACAACGTCGAGCAGGCGCGCATCGCCGTCGGCAACGGCGGCCTCTTCGGCCAGGGCCTCTTCGAGGGCTCGCAGACCCGCTCCGGGTTCGTCCCCGAGCAGCACACCGACTTCATCTTCACCGTCGCCGGTGAGGAGCTCGGCCTCGTCGGCGCAGGCGTGCTGATCCTGCTGCTGGCCGTGGTGATCTGGCGCGCGCTGGCGATCTCCGCCCAGGCGGGCGACCTCTTCGGCCGGGTGGCTGCGGCAGGCATCGCGTGCTGGTTCGGCTTCCAGGCCTTCCAGAACATCGGCATGTGCCTGGGCATCATGCCCGTCACCGGCGTCCCGCTGCCGTTCGTGTCCTACGGCGGCAGCTCGCTCTTCGCCGGCATGCTCGCCCTCGGGCTGCTGCAGAACATCCACCTGCGCTCGACGACGCCACGGCACCAGGGCCGCTAGCCCTTCCCCGAGTCCTCGCCGGAGTCCTCACCCGAGTCCTCGCCTGAGGTCTTCGTGCACGTGTCCGGGGCCCGGAGGCGTACGTCGGCCCAGAGCCGGTTGTGGTCGGAGGCACCCGAGGGCGCGACCTGGCTGAGGAGCGGCTTGAGGCCGCGCACGAAGAGGTAGTCGATCTTCCTGCCGCCACGGCTGGTCTCCTCGCGACCGACGCCGGAGGTCGTCCAGGTGTCGGTGAGCTCGCGCCCGATCGTGGCGACCGCGGCGGAGGCGGGCCAGGCGTTGAGGTCGCCGCCGAGCACGATCGGGAGGTCGTCGTCGGCGAGGACGCCGGCGACCTGCTGCGCCTGTGCGAGGCGTACGGCGGGGCGGGTGGCGTCGAGGTGCGTGTTGTAGACCCGCACCGGACGGCCGTCGACGTCGATGGTCACCCACTGGAGGCCGCGGGCCTCGGAGCGCGGGTTGCGCACGAGCGGGATGCGCCCCTGCTGCACGACGTCGTACTTGCTGAGGATGAGCGTGCCGTACTGGCCCGAGCCACGCACGAGGTTGGAGCTGAAGGACCCGTCCATCCCGACCGCGTCGGCGAGCACCTCGGCCTGGTCGACCGACCCCGTCCGCAGCATCTTCCGGTCGACCTCCTGCAGCAGCACGATGTCGGGGTCGAGCTCGAGGATCTCCTCGGCGATCGCGTTGAGGGTCCCGGTGGAGCGGTGCGTGTTGAACGACAGCAGCCGCAGCTCCAGGGGCTGGCGGAACTGCTGGCAGACCAGCTCCTCCAGTCCGGCAGGCGGGGACGGGACGGTCTCGGCGTCGGTGGGCCCCTCGCTGGGCTCCACCACCACCGAGTCGCTCGGGGTGACCTCGGCCTGCCCGGGGGCGTCGGAGGGCTCCTCGGGACTGTTGTCGCGGAGGAACAGCAACGCCAGCGCCGCCACGATCACCACGACTGCCCCGATGCGCAGCCACTCCTCGCGCCGACCCATCGTCCCCCCTCGGTCCCGGTCCGCCGCTGGTCCGTGGTTAGGCCCCTCCGGGCGCGGCGACGTAACCTTGATGATCGCCCATCGGGCCAACCTTCCCCGCATTGCCCGCCACCACAGATCGAGGTGTTCGCAGCCATGTCCGTCGCGTCGGTGTTCTCGCGCCTGGAGTCCAAGCTCCCGTCGGTGCAGAAGCCCATCCAGTACGTCGGCGGCGAGCTGAACTCGGTCGTGAAGGACTGGGACTGCGCCGCGTCCTCGGAGACCGGCGGCCCGACGGTGCGGTGGGCGCTGATGTACCCCGACGCCTACGAGGTCGGCCTGCCCAACCAGGGTGTGCAGATCCTCTACGAGGTGCTCAACGAGCGCGACTGGATCCTCGCCGAGCGCACCTACTCGGTGTGGCCCGACATGGAGCAGGTGATGCGGACCGGTGACGAGCAGGGCCCGATCCCGCAGTTCACCGTCGACAGCCACCGGCCGGTCGGCGCCTTCGACCTCTTCGGCCTGAGCTTCTCCACCGAGCTCGGCTACACCAACATGCTCAACGCCCTCGACCTCGCCGGGATCCCGCTGCACGCGGTCGACCGCGGCGAGGACGACCCGGTCGTGATCGCCGGCGGCCACGCGGCCTTCAACCCCGAGCCCATCGCCGACTTCGTCGACGCGGCCGTCCTCGGCGACGGCGAGGAGGTCGTGCTCGCGATCTCCGAGGTCGTGCGCGAGTGGAAGGCCGAGGACCGCCCGGGCGGGCGCGACGAGCTGCTGCGCCGGCTCGCGGTCACCGGCAACATCTACGTCCCGCGGTTCTACGACGTCTCCTACGCCCCCGACGGCGTGATCGAGGCCGTCGTGCCCAACCGCCCCGGCATCCCGTTCCGGGTCCGCAAGCACACGCTGATGGACCTCGACCAGTGGCCCTACCCGGCCAACCCGCTCGTGCCGCTGGCCGAGACCGTCCACGAGCGGTTCTCCGTCGAGATCTTCCGCGGCTGCACCCGCGGCTGCCGCTTCTGCCAGGCCGGCATGATCACCCGCCCCGTGCGCGAGCGCTCCATCAAGACCATCGGCGACATGGTCGAGAACGGCATCCGCAAGACCGGCTTCGAGGAGGTCGGCCTGCTCTCGCTGTCGAGCGCCGACCACACCGAGATCGGTGACGTCGCCAAGGGCCTCGCCGACCGCTACGAGGGCTCCAACGTCTCGCTCTCGCTGCCCAGCACCCGCGTCGACGCCTTCAACATCACCCTCGCCAACGAGTTCTCCCGCAACGGTCGCCGCTCGGGCCTGACCTTCGCCCCCGAGGGCGGCTCGGAGCGGATGCGCAAGGTGATCAACAAGATGGTCAGCGAGGACGACCTGATCCGCACCGTCGCGACGGCGTACTCCCACGGCTGGCGCCAGGTGAAGCTCTACTTCATGGTCGGCCTGCCGACCGAGACCGACGAGGACGTGCTCCAGGTCGCCGACCTCGCCAAGCGGGTCATCGCCAAGGGCCGCGAGGTCACCGGCCGCAACGACATCCGCTGCACCGTCTCCATCGGCGGCTTCGTGCCCAAGCCGCACACCCCCTTCCAGTGGGCCGCGCAGCTCGACCACGAGGCGACCGACGAGCGGCTCCGCCTCCTGCGCGAGGTCGTCCGCCAGGACAAGAAGTACGCCCGCGCGATCGGCTTCCGCTACCACGACGGCAAGCCCGGCATCGTCGAGGGCCTGCTCTCGCGCGGCGACCGCCGGGTGGGCCGGGTCATCGAGGAGGTGTGGCGCGACGGCGGCCGGTTCGACGGCTGGAGCGAGCACTTCTCCTACGACCGCTGGATGGCCTCGGCCGACAGGGCGCTGGCCGGCACCGGCGTCGACGTCGACTGGTACACCACCCGCGAGCGCGGCTACGACGAGGTGCTGCCCTGGGAGCACCTCGACTCCGGACTCGACAAGGACTGGCTGTGGGGTGACTGGGAGGACGCCCTCGCGGCCGCCGAGGGCGCCGACGTCGAGATCGAGGACTGCCGCTGGACGCCGTGCTACGACTGCGGCGTGTGCCCGGAGATGGGCACCGAGATCCAGGTCGGGCCGACGGGCCAGAAGCTGCTGCCGCTCAGCGTGGTGTAGCCCTCGAGTGACGGGCTGCGGCGCTCGCCCACCTGCCCCGACGCGTACGACGACTCCGGGCGCGTCGCGGCGACCGGGGACGGGCGCGCGCTGAGGTAGCCTCGACCGCCGACGTAGTGGGTGCAGCAGTGACGGGACAGGAACACGATGGGTGACGATCAGCAGGTCCGCGCCTCGGCGACAGGCTCCGGTGCTGTCGCGGGCGACGACGACGTGGCAGCCGGGTTGCGCGAGCAGGTGCGCCTGCTCGAGCGGCAGCTGCTCGAGGCGCGCCAGGCCGCGCTGGTCAGCCGTGACCACGTCGTCGGCATCGAGGCCGAGATCGGCCGCCAGAACGCCGACATCGTGCGCCTCCACGTCGAGGTGCGCCGGCTGAGCGCCCGGGCGAAGCGGCTGGGCGAGCGCAAGGACGCCCAGGCCAAGCGCATCACCGAGCTGCAGGACAAGCTCGGGGCCGCCCGCAAGAGCAGTGCCACCCTCACCCGACGCGTCGGCGAGCTCGAGGCCGTCGCCGCGCGTCCGTCGTTCGCGCGCCGGGTCGCCCGCCGGCTGCGGGGATCGGGCCGATGAGCGCACCGCTCTTCTCGATCGTCACCCCTGTCTACGAGCCGCCGCTGGAGGTCTTCCAGGAGACCTTCGCCTCGGTCCTCGCCCAGGACCTCGACGACTGGGAGTGGATCCTCGTCGACGACGCGTCGCCGTCGCCGCAGGTGCGCGAGTGGATCCGCGAGCAGGCGGCCACCGATCCACGCATCCGGCTCGTCGAGCGAGCCCACAACGGGCACATCGTCCAGGCCACCAACGACGGCGTGGCGGCAGCGACCGGCGAGTTCCTGGCGTTCGTCGACCACGACGACCTGCTGACCCCCGACGCCCTCGAGGCGATGGCCCGCCACATCGCCGAGCACGACGACGTCGACTACCTCTACTCCGACGAGGACAAGGCCGACGCCGACGGCACGCTCCACTCGCCGTTCCGCAAGCCGACGTGGTCGCCCGAGCGGTTGCGCGGCCAGATGTACACCTCGCACCTGTCGGTGATGCGCACCTCGCTCGTGCGGGAGGTCGGCGCCCTGCGCGAGGGCTACGACGGGTCCCAGGACCACGACCTCGCGCTCCGGGTGAGCGAGCGGGCCCGGCGCGTCGTGCACGTCGCGCAGGTGCTCTACCACTGGCGCGCCATCGCGGGCTCGGCAGCGGCCGACATCGACGCCAAGCCCTACGCCACCATCGCCGGGCAGCGTGCCGTCCAGGACCAGCTCGACCGGCTCGGGATCGCCGGACGGGTCGAGCAGGGCCGCGAGGCCGGCCGCTACGTCATCCAGCGCGACCTGGACCCGTCCGTGAAGGTCTCGGTCATCATCCCGACGCTCGGCAGCTCGGCCCTCGTCTTCGGCGAGCACCGCGTCCTGGTCGAGGAGACGGTGCGGTCCGCGCTGGCGAAGACCGACCACGACAACGTCGAGATCGTCGTCGTCCACGACACGCCCACCCCCGAGGCGGTGCTCGAGCGCCTGCGCGAGATCGCCGGCGACAAGCTCGTCCTGGAGGAGTTCACCCAGCCCTTCAACTTCTCCGCGAAGTGCAACGTCGGCGCGCTGGTCGCGACGGGGGAGCGCCTGGTCTTCCTCAACGACGACGTCGAGGTGATCAGCGAGCGCTGGCTGGAGAACCTGGTCGGCCCGCTCGACGAGCCCGACGTCGGCCTGACAGGGGCCAAGCTCTACTTCAGCGACGGCTCCATCCAGCACGCCTGCCACGGCTACTGGGGCAAGCACTACCACCACCCCTTCCGATTCCGCACCCGCGAGGACCCCGGCCCCTTCGGCGAGCTGGCGGTCAACCGCGAGGTCACCGGCGTCACCGCCGCCTGCGCAGCGGTCCGGCGCGAGGTGTTCCTCGCCGTCGGCGGCTTCACCGAGGCGCTGCCGTCCAACTTCAACGACGTGGACTTCTGCTACAAGGTCGCCCACCACGGGTTCCGCACGGTCTGGGTCGCCAACTGCGAGATGTTCCACTTCGAGTCGCAGACGCGCGACGGCAGCGTGCAGCCGTGGGAGCGCCACTTCGTCGTACGCCGCTGGGGCGTCCCGGACGAGGACCTCTACACGCCCGCCTCGATCGCCGCGCCGATGATGGACCCGCACCGGCTGCTCGACATGCAGCTGGTCG is a window of Nocardioides oleivorans DNA encoding:
- a CDS encoding TIGR03960 family B12-binding radical SAM protein, producing MSVASVFSRLESKLPSVQKPIQYVGGELNSVVKDWDCAASSETGGPTVRWALMYPDAYEVGLPNQGVQILYEVLNERDWILAERTYSVWPDMEQVMRTGDEQGPIPQFTVDSHRPVGAFDLFGLSFSTELGYTNMLNALDLAGIPLHAVDRGEDDPVVIAGGHAAFNPEPIADFVDAAVLGDGEEVVLAISEVVREWKAEDRPGGRDELLRRLAVTGNIYVPRFYDVSYAPDGVIEAVVPNRPGIPFRVRKHTLMDLDQWPYPANPLVPLAETVHERFSVEIFRGCTRGCRFCQAGMITRPVRERSIKTIGDMVENGIRKTGFEEVGLLSLSSADHTEIGDVAKGLADRYEGSNVSLSLPSTRVDAFNITLANEFSRNGRRSGLTFAPEGGSERMRKVINKMVSEDDLIRTVATAYSHGWRQVKLYFMVGLPTETDEDVLQVADLAKRVIAKGREVTGRNDIRCTVSIGGFVPKPHTPFQWAAQLDHEATDERLRLLREVVRQDKKYARAIGFRYHDGKPGIVEGLLSRGDRRVGRVIEEVWRDGGRFDGWSEHFSYDRWMASADRALAGTGVDVDWYTTRERGYDEVLPWEHLDSGLDKDWLWGDWEDALAAAEGADVEIEDCRWTPCYDCGVCPEMGTEIQVGPTGQKLLPLSVV
- a CDS encoding glycosyltransferase family 2 protein; the protein is MSAPLFSIVTPVYEPPLEVFQETFASVLAQDLDDWEWILVDDASPSPQVREWIREQAATDPRIRLVERAHNGHIVQATNDGVAAATGEFLAFVDHDDLLTPDALEAMARHIAEHDDVDYLYSDEDKADADGTLHSPFRKPTWSPERLRGQMYTSHLSVMRTSLVREVGALREGYDGSQDHDLALRVSERARRVVHVAQVLYHWRAIAGSAAADIDAKPYATIAGQRAVQDQLDRLGIAGRVEQGREAGRYVIQRDLDPSVKVSVIIPTLGSSALVFGEHRVLVEETVRSALAKTDHDNVEIVVVHDTPTPEAVLERLREIAGDKLVLEEFTQPFNFSAKCNVGALVATGERLVFLNDDVEVISERWLENLVGPLDEPDVGLTGAKLYFSDGSIQHACHGYWGKHYHHPFRFRTREDPGPFGELAVNREVTGVTAACAAVRREVFLAVGGFTEALPSNFNDVDFCYKVAHHGFRTVWVANCEMFHFESQTRDGSVQPWERHFVVRRWGVPDEDLYTPASIAAPMMDPHRLLDMQLVETRKPVARKGARARK
- the rodA gene encoding rod shape-determining protein RodA, which encodes MTILQTRPTRTGQTTSSLRAPGLDWLLMAASLALVALGTLLVWSATSTRADLTGGDADAYLRKQLVNVAIGLVLMVAVMATDHRWVRILAPLAYVASVGGLVMVLVAGSTINGSRSWLQVGGMSIQPSEFAKLAVVIGMALVVAERTERRWGRTVGSLEVVAMLAIAGVPAALILLQPDLGTMLVLSATVFGVLAIAGAGRLWLGGLTLGAVAGAAVAVAGGVLKPYQVDRFLAFTNPDLDPRGAGYNVEQARIAVGNGGLFGQGLFEGSQTRSGFVPEQHTDFIFTVAGEELGLVGAGVLILLLAVVIWRALAISAQAGDLFGRVAAAGIACWFGFQAFQNIGMCLGIMPVTGVPLPFVSYGGSSLFAGMLALGLLQNIHLRSTTPRHQGR
- a CDS encoding endonuclease/exonuclease/phosphatase family protein — its product is MGRREEWLRIGAVVVIVAALALLFLRDNSPEEPSDAPGQAEVTPSDSVVVEPSEGPTDAETVPSPPAGLEELVCQQFRQPLELRLLSFNTHRSTGTLNAIAEEILELDPDIVLLQEVDRKMLRTGSVDQAEVLADAVGMDGSFSSNLVRGSGQYGTLILSKYDVVQQGRIPLVRNPRSEARGLQWVTIDVDGRPVRVYNTHLDATRPAVRLAQAQQVAGVLADDDLPIVLGGDLNAWPASAAVATIGRELTDTWTTSGVGREETSRGGRKIDYLFVRGLKPLLSQVAPSGASDHNRLWADVRLRAPDTCTKTSGEDSGEDSGEDSGKG